One region of Roseicitreum antarcticum genomic DNA includes:
- a CDS encoding DUF6950 family protein, protein MDAVLTHMRGPFVWGASDCCTSASDVFQALHGVDPMAPLRGQYTTEAGAWRWCGFGAAGAHDNPAGRAGGLSCGRGRGG, encoded by the coding sequence ATGGATGCAGTGCTGACCCATATGCGCGGGCCTTTTGTCTGGGGCGCTTCCGATTGCTGCACCAGCGCCAGCGATGTGTTCCAGGCGCTGCATGGGGTCGACCCGATGGCCCCCTTGCGCGGCCAGTACACGACGGAGGCGGGCGCATGGCGCTGGTGCGGCTTTGGGGCGGCTGGGGCGCATGACAACCCGGCTGGCCGCGCAGGCGGGCTGTCATGCGGGCGTGGGCGCGGCGGGTGA